From a single Bacillus sp. 2205SS5-2 genomic region:
- a CDS encoding IS1380 family transposase, translating to MATLPQISLNFNPRIKLSDQGGSLSSDTGELLIREFDEKIGFSKTVAHHLKLKDNRRYYVHSNEQLLRQKMHQLIAGYFQDDAADHLTTDPVFTQIIGTDALASQPSLSRFFRRFDAKSTEQLNQANQELLDKIHRFRESKSLLIDLDSTHSDTYGNQESSAYNAHYGTIGFHPLVAFDGGTGDFLKAKLRPGNVYTSNGVVEFIQPLIEHYNKKFPETTPFLRGDSGFAVPALYELCEKESVFYVIRLKSNANLQKIANELHPSTSPSNAMETEC from the coding sequence ATGGCTACTTTACCCCAAATATCACTTAATTTCAACCCTCGGATTAAACTCTCTGATCAAGGAGGTTCTCTTTCCTCGGACACTGGTGAACTTCTTATAAGAGAATTTGATGAAAAAATAGGCTTCTCCAAAACAGTGGCTCACCATCTAAAACTAAAGGACAACAGAAGATACTATGTCCATTCGAATGAACAGTTGCTTCGTCAAAAGATGCATCAATTGATCGCAGGGTATTTTCAAGATGACGCTGCGGATCACTTGACGACCGATCCTGTTTTTACACAAATCATTGGTACAGATGCTTTGGCTTCTCAACCTAGCTTGTCTCGTTTTTTCAGGCGTTTTGATGCCAAATCCACCGAACAATTAAATCAAGCGAACCAAGAGCTTCTTGACAAAATTCATCGATTCCGAGAGTCCAAATCACTCCTAATTGATTTGGATTCTACTCATTCCGATACCTATGGAAATCAAGAGTCTTCAGCTTACAATGCTCACTATGGGACGATTGGTTTCCATCCATTAGTCGCTTTTGATGGGGGTACTGGTGATTTTTTGAAAGCCAAGCTAAGACCAGGGAACGTTTATACTTCTAATGGGGTTGTGGAATTTATCCAACCTCTTATTGAACATTACAACAAAAAGTTCCCAGAGACGACACCATTTCTTCGTGGGGATAGTGGATTTGCGGTTCCAGCCCTGTATGAGTTGTGCGAAAAAGAATCCGTTTTCTACGTAATTCGACTCAAATCTAATGCAAACCTACAAAAAATAGCCAATGAACTCCACCCATCTACAAGCCCTTCTAATGCAATGGAGACGGAATGT
- a CDS encoding IS66 family transposase: MPKSTLVKAFTYYLNHWNGLEAFLIDGYLGIDNNRSERSSKPFVLGGSIFLSI; the protein is encoded by the coding sequence CTGCCTAAAAGCACTCTAGTAAAAGCATTCACCTATTATTTAAACCATTGGAATGGTCTCGAAGCGTTTTTAATAGACGGTTATTTAGGAATTGATAATAATAGAAGTGAACGCTCGAGTAAGCCATTTGTCCTTGGGGGAAGTATTTTCTTGAGTATATAA
- a CDS encoding transposase domain-containing protein: protein MCGVVDTAKENGLSPYHYLHYLFEALPNIDLIKNKKLIKSYLGQ, encoded by the coding sequence ATGTGTGGTGTGGTTGATACAGCAAAAGAGAACGGGTTGAGCCCTTATCATTATCTTCATTATTTGTTTGAAGCCCTACCTAATATTGATCTAATCAAAAACAAGAAATTGATAAAGTCTTACCTAGGTCAATGA
- a CDS encoding Type 1 glutamine amidotransferase-like domain-containing protein — translation MRLCFIGGGNPLAGELDDLMNYLTKYVGLDSKILIIPFATDESRLDSWFNSAKKSFAGIGVDPIRFLDYGLTNQEMQYENKEHDVLYFSGGRPEKWLERLIEKKLIQVLKDFPWLLVGASALAFCNDCIITKDED, via the coding sequence ATGAGACTTTGTTTTATCGGGGGCGGAAACCCTTTAGCTGGAGAACTTGATGATCTAATGAATTATTTAACAAAATACGTCGGGTTAGATAGTAAAATATTAATAATTCCTTTTGCGACAGATGAATCCAGACTTGATAGTTGGTTTAATTCTGCAAAAAAATCTTTTGCCGGTATTGGTGTAGATCCTATTAGATTTCTCGACTACGGACTTACAAATCAAGAAATGCAATATGAAAATAAAGAACATGATGTGCTTTATTTTTCTGGAGGAAGACCAGAAAAGTGGCTAGAAAGGTTGATAGAAAAGAAATTAATCCAAGTCCTTAAAGATTTTCCTTGGTTATTGGTAGGTGCAAGTGCATTAGCTTTTTGTAATGACTGTATCATTACAAAAGATGAGGATTAA
- a CDS encoding aspartate aminotransferase family protein, translated as MEKNNWDHLLKNMPNRLAPSMAKDHPNLPVVKEEGCYYYGVDGKRYLDFTSGIAVTNIGHRHPKVVQAIKDAADGLMHGPSGVIMYESILRLADELAEILPGDLDCFFFANSGTEAIEGALKLAKHVTKRAYVVSFTGCFHGRSLGALGVTTSKSKYRKFLQPSGLTYQIPYANEIDCPAGVDTEAYVISKLEKDFASLFNHQVTPEEVACVILEPVLGEGGYIVPPKGWLKKVREICDRHDILLIFDEVQTGFGRTGEWFAAQSFDVTPDIMAIAKGIASGLPLSATVASSELMKQWPLGSHGTTFGGNPIACNVALATLEVMKEEKLLENAKKMGQYAVTKLERIKAQHPVIGSIRAIGLMIGIEIIDPATGEPNGKALLDILDRALLKGVLFYLCGNNGEVIRMIPPLTISKEQIDEGLRMLDEALYEYEATLAETEDTTSQRRRSLKG; from the coding sequence ATGGAAAAAAACAATTGGGATCACCTCCTAAAAAATATGCCAAACCGTTTAGCGCCAAGTATGGCGAAAGATCATCCGAATTTACCTGTTGTAAAAGAAGAGGGTTGCTACTACTACGGCGTCGATGGAAAACGATATCTGGACTTCACTTCAGGCATTGCGGTGACGAATATTGGTCATCGTCATCCCAAGGTCGTACAAGCGATAAAAGATGCAGCGGATGGCTTAATGCACGGGCCTTCTGGTGTGATTATGTATGAATCGATTCTACGGCTTGCGGATGAACTTGCGGAAATTTTGCCAGGAGACCTTGACTGCTTTTTCTTTGCGAATAGTGGAACAGAAGCGATCGAAGGCGCATTAAAATTAGCAAAACATGTGACGAAACGAGCCTATGTCGTGTCGTTTACGGGTTGTTTTCACGGACGGTCATTAGGAGCATTAGGTGTAACAACGTCCAAAAGCAAGTACCGAAAATTCTTGCAGCCATCCGGATTAACTTATCAAATACCGTACGCCAATGAAATAGATTGTCCTGCAGGCGTAGATACAGAAGCCTATGTGATATCAAAACTAGAAAAAGATTTTGCTAGTTTATTTAATCATCAAGTGACACCTGAAGAAGTTGCCTGTGTCATTTTAGAGCCTGTTCTCGGCGAAGGCGGTTATATCGTCCCTCCAAAAGGGTGGTTGAAAAAGGTGCGCGAAATTTGCGATCGACACGATATTCTCCTTATTTTTGATGAAGTGCAAACCGGCTTTGGACGAACAGGGGAATGGTTTGCGGCGCAATCCTTTGATGTGACGCCTGATATTATGGCGATTGCCAAAGGAATTGCGTCGGGATTACCGCTAAGTGCCACAGTTGCATCTAGCGAATTAATGAAACAATGGCCACTTGGTAGTCACGGAACCACGTTTGGCGGAAATCCGATTGCTTGCAACGTCGCACTCGCCACACTGGAAGTCATGAAAGAAGAAAAATTACTAGAAAACGCTAAGAAAATGGGACAGTATGCTGTTACGAAGCTAGAACGAATCAAAGCACAACACCCAGTGATTGGAAGTATTAGAGCGATAGGCTTAATGATCGGCATCGAAATTATTGATCCGGCAACAGGTGAGCCAAACGGAAAAGCGTTATTAGACATATTGGATCGAGCGCTTTTAAAAGGAGTCCTTTTCTATCTTTGTGGAAATAACGGGGAAGTCATTCGAATGATTCCGCCGTTAACGATTTCAAAGGAACAGATTGATGAAGGGTTAAGGATGCTGGACGAAGCGCTCTATGAATATGAGGCGACGTTGGCAGAGACAGAAGATACCACGTCCCAAAGACGGCGATCTCTAAAGGGGTAA
- a CDS encoding YjiH family protein, whose protein sequence is MEARKQSVDVTSLPGELQTKVEAWGVLKFAIPSLIGVLLFLMPVTYQGNVTIGVGIFASYFQDLFSDWIPGFMTTILSLSVILAVYTKLFKPAFVMKSSFLSGLFNIGAFWIVVRFIGAVFAIMTMSKIGPEWIISDFTGGTVLYALVPVLMMWFLFAGLLMPLLLDFGLMDFIGTMLQKIMKPLFKLPGRSSIDAMASWMGSGTVGVLITTKQFEEGYYTKREAAVIATNFSVASIAFSLVIVTFIGLESMFVPLYSTVVVAGLVAAVLCPRIPPLSRKEDTYDEQVGMQISESVPEDKSRLQWGLEKAVEKASDVKSAGEVVKKGVNNVLDIYFGLIPLVMALGTIALIVAEYTPIFTYLSYPMVPLLNVLQIPEATEAAPAMIVGFADMFLPAVVGSGIESELTRFVIAAMSLTQLIYMSEIGILLLKSKIPLSVLDLFLIFIQRTIITLPIVALMAHFLFF, encoded by the coding sequence ATGGAAGCGAGAAAGCAAAGTGTAGATGTAACGAGCTTACCAGGAGAATTGCAAACGAAGGTGGAAGCATGGGGTGTGTTAAAATTTGCGATTCCATCTCTGATAGGGGTGCTATTATTTCTAATGCCCGTCACGTACCAAGGAAATGTCACAATTGGAGTAGGGATCTTTGCCTCGTATTTCCAGGACCTGTTCAGTGATTGGATTCCAGGGTTTATGACAACGATTTTATCTTTATCAGTGATACTTGCTGTATACACAAAACTATTTAAACCAGCATTTGTGATGAAATCGAGCTTTTTATCCGGATTGTTTAATATCGGAGCGTTTTGGATTGTGGTTCGATTCATTGGAGCGGTATTTGCCATTATGACAATGAGCAAAATCGGACCAGAATGGATTATCTCGGATTTTACCGGTGGAACTGTTTTGTATGCATTGGTTCCCGTCTTGATGATGTGGTTTCTCTTTGCCGGATTGTTAATGCCGCTATTACTTGATTTTGGCTTAATGGATTTTATCGGAACCATGCTACAAAAAATTATGAAGCCTTTGTTTAAATTACCCGGACGATCATCGATTGATGCTATGGCATCTTGGATGGGGAGCGGGACGGTAGGCGTTCTCATTACCACGAAGCAATTTGAAGAAGGGTACTATACAAAACGAGAAGCAGCGGTCATTGCGACAAACTTCTCGGTTGCTTCCATTGCTTTTAGTCTTGTAATTGTGACATTTATAGGGTTGGAGTCAATGTTCGTTCCATTGTATTCCACCGTAGTTGTAGCTGGATTGGTCGCAGCCGTTCTTTGTCCACGCATTCCACCCTTGTCAAGAAAAGAAGACACATATGATGAACAAGTTGGCATGCAAATTTCAGAATCAGTGCCAGAAGATAAGTCGCGCTTGCAATGGGGCTTAGAAAAAGCTGTGGAGAAAGCGTCTGATGTGAAAAGTGCTGGAGAAGTGGTAAAAAAAGGGGTTAACAATGTACTAGATATTTATTTTGGATTGATTCCTTTGGTGATGGCTCTTGGGACAATTGCCTTAATCGTAGCCGAGTACACGCCAATTTTCACTTATTTATCCTACCCTATGGTTCCATTATTGAATGTGCTACAAATTCCGGAAGCAACTGAAGCGGCACCTGCGATGATCGTTGGTTTTGCGGATATGTTCTTGCCTGCGGTGGTTGGAAGTGGAATTGAAAGTGAACTTACACGCTTTGTGATTGCCGCTATGTCATTAACGCAATTAATCTATATGTCCGAAATTGGTATTTTGTTGTTGAAATCAAAAATTCCATTGAGTGTGCTCGATTTATTCTTAATCTTTATCCAACGGACGATCATTACCTTACCAATCGTAGCATTAATGGCTCACTTCTTATTCTTTTAA
- a CDS encoding sigma-54 interaction domain-containing protein: MLSEKKVWNENEAILHSLQEDILVTNTDGIILKVSEATGSIYNVKSSDLIGKSVYDLEREGVFTPLVTPMVIKEKKKITFVQTTMEGKKLLVTGIPVFNHNNKLVRIVSYSHDVTELLTMQKYLTDMEAEMEKVKSELEILRNKNVYHEGIIANCEEMKKLLQMALQVAEVDVNVLLLGESGVGKSHIAKYIHKKSPRKNGPFIEVNCGAILDTLFESEFFGYETGSFTGANKNGKLGLVDLADGGTLFLDEIGELSLANQVKILKFIQEKQFYRVGGTKLHTVDFRILAATNRDLEKAVEDKTFREDLFFRLNVVPLTIPPLRHRQADILPLIHHFLTHFSEKYDRKRSLDESVIHQLLLQEWKGNVRELINLIERLVVTSSSPLITSENLPGRYQTAISDVSNLSHNTRPLKEILERVEKEVLVMSRKRLKTTVNIAKELGISQPSVVRKLKKYKIT; encoded by the coding sequence ATGCTGAGCGAAAAAAAAGTATGGAATGAAAATGAAGCGATTTTACATTCACTTCAAGAAGATATTTTGGTAACGAATACAGACGGTATCATCTTAAAGGTTAGTGAAGCGACCGGTAGTATTTACAATGTGAAATCTAGTGATTTAATCGGAAAATCCGTATATGACTTGGAGAGAGAGGGGGTTTTCACCCCACTTGTTACCCCGATGGTAATTAAAGAAAAGAAGAAAATCACGTTTGTTCAAACGACAATGGAAGGAAAAAAATTACTGGTGACCGGAATTCCGGTTTTTAATCATAATAATAAATTAGTGCGAATCGTTAGTTACTCTCATGATGTTACCGAATTGTTAACGATGCAAAAATACTTAACCGATATGGAAGCTGAGATGGAAAAAGTGAAATCAGAGCTAGAGATTCTCAGAAACAAGAACGTCTATCATGAGGGCATCATTGCCAACTGTGAAGAAATGAAAAAACTACTTCAAATGGCTTTGCAAGTGGCTGAAGTAGACGTCAATGTCCTCTTGTTAGGGGAATCAGGCGTAGGGAAATCTCATATTGCGAAATACATCCATAAGAAGAGTCCGAGAAAGAACGGTCCCTTTATTGAGGTGAATTGTGGCGCGATCTTGGATACATTGTTTGAATCCGAGTTTTTTGGGTATGAAACGGGTTCTTTTACGGGGGCAAATAAAAATGGGAAGCTCGGATTGGTCGATTTGGCCGATGGAGGTACGTTGTTTTTAGATGAAATTGGAGAGTTGTCTTTAGCGAATCAAGTGAAAATATTAAAATTCATTCAAGAAAAGCAGTTTTACCGAGTAGGTGGAACGAAACTTCATACTGTTGATTTTCGTATTCTCGCAGCTACGAATCGAGATTTAGAAAAGGCGGTGGAGGATAAGACATTTCGGGAAGATTTATTCTTCCGGTTAAACGTGGTGCCATTGACGATTCCGCCTCTTCGGCATCGTCAAGCAGACATTCTCCCACTGATTCATCATTTTTTAACGCATTTTTCTGAGAAATATGATCGGAAGCGGAGCTTAGATGAGAGTGTGATTCACCAATTACTTCTGCAGGAATGGAAGGGAAATGTCCGCGAACTGATCAATCTGATTGAGCGATTAGTGGTCACGTCTTCTAGCCCTTTGATTACGTCTGAAAATTTGCCAGGTCGTTATCAAACCGCAATTTCAGATGTATCAAACTTGAGCCACAACACCCGTCCTTTAAAAGAAATTCTCGAAAGGGTAGAAAAAGAAGTTCTGGTTATGTCGAGAAAACGTTTGAAAACGACCGTAAACATCGCAAAAGAGCTTGGCATAAGCCAACCTTCTGTCGTTAGAAAACTGAAAAAATATAAAATCACTTAA
- a CDS encoding nucleoside hydrolase, translating to MARVRKKVLFFGDVGIDDTIALIYAHLKEEIELVGIVADYGNVDKVKTTRNVRYVLDQLNSLHIKVIGGAEVPMTSLQPDYFPNIHGSHGLGPIEPSADSSATLENFFEVINLIQSTPNLTIVNTGRLTSLATLALLAPKSLKNIEAFYLMGGAFLVPGNVSPVAEANFYGDPIAANIIMKYGHNVHLFPLDVTMKAIVTPEMANFIHEQRFSPLVKPLLDFYYNEFYSKMYPKIEGSPVHDALTLLAITNKDMFTFYESAVVISTSEVTKGQSVGDFRSSIQKEVFDDRPTHKIAIDFAYEDFYFEFMSVMTGIDMRKY from the coding sequence TTGGCGCGGGTGAGGAAAAAGGTGCTATTTTTCGGGGATGTTGGGATTGATGACACAATTGCACTCATCTACGCTCATTTGAAAGAAGAGATCGAGTTAGTTGGAATTGTTGCGGATTATGGGAATGTCGATAAGGTAAAGACGACGAGAAATGTTCGTTACGTACTTGACCAGCTGAATTCCTTGCATATTAAAGTGATCGGGGGAGCTGAAGTTCCAATGACTAGTCTCCAACCTGACTATTTCCCTAATATTCACGGTTCACATGGTCTCGGCCCGATTGAACCATCAGCGGATTCGAGCGCGACATTAGAAAATTTTTTTGAGGTCATCAACCTCATTCAATCAACCCCCAATCTAACCATCGTCAATACGGGCAGATTGACCTCCTTAGCAACCCTCGCCTTACTTGCGCCAAAATCATTAAAAAATATTGAAGCCTTTTACTTAATGGGTGGTGCCTTTTTAGTTCCAGGAAATGTGTCGCCAGTTGCCGAAGCGAATTTTTACGGCGATCCTATTGCGGCAAATATTATCATGAAATACGGTCATAACGTACACCTCTTCCCGCTAGATGTGACGATGAAAGCGATCGTGACCCCAGAAATGGCCAATTTCATTCATGAACAAAGATTCTCACCCTTAGTCAAACCACTACTTGACTTTTATTACAATGAATTTTACAGCAAAATGTACCCCAAGATTGAAGGAAGTCCCGTGCATGATGCACTGACTCTTTTGGCGATCACCAATAAAGACATGTTTACTTTTTACGAATCCGCGGTTGTGATTAGTACTTCTGAAGTGACAAAGGGACAAAGTGTGGGGGATTTTCGCTCTTCCATTCAAAAAGAAGTTTTTGATGACCGACCCACCCATAAAATTGCGATTGATTTTGCTTATGAGGACTTTTACTTTGAATTTATGAGCGTGATGACGGGAATAGATATGAGGAAATACTAG
- a CDS encoding protein adenylyltransferase SelO: MKNTNKAGWKFDHSYSRLPESFYSKTTPNPVTSPELVVLNEPVAKMLGLDVKFLRSEEGINVFAGNKLPEGAFPLAQAYAGHQFGHINMLGDGRAVLLGEQVTTNNKRMDIQLKGSGRTPYSRGGDGRASLGPMLREFIISEGMHALGIPTTRSLAVVSTGEFIRRETALPGAVLTRVASSHLRVGTFQFVAQSGSVEELKKLADYALKRHFSGFEEAENRYLFLLQEVIKRQANLIAKWQLVGFIHGVMNTDNMTISGETIDYGPCAFMDSYDQGTVFSSIDREGRYAYGNQPYIGAWNIARFAETLIPLLHSEQEKAVEIAQQELSGYTDLYKRQWVNGMRTKLGIFNEESEDQTLIEDLLKIMQQQEADFTNTFRAFTQDQLDNTALIKATAFVKWQQRWQERLSRQSQSKHASQQLMMKNNPIVVPRNHRVEEALTAAVEDRDFGVMEKLLDVLSKPYEYSPEKEKYCSAPPSSSIPYQTYCGT; encoded by the coding sequence ATGAAAAATACAAACAAAGCAGGGTGGAAATTCGATCATAGTTACAGCCGGCTACCCGAATCGTTTTATTCCAAAACGACCCCAAACCCTGTGACTTCACCGGAGCTAGTAGTCCTCAATGAACCAGTAGCAAAGATGTTAGGTTTGGACGTCAAATTTCTACGAAGTGAAGAGGGCATAAATGTTTTCGCCGGCAATAAATTACCAGAAGGTGCATTCCCTCTTGCCCAAGCCTACGCTGGCCATCAATTTGGTCATATTAATATGCTTGGAGACGGCCGAGCGGTACTGTTAGGTGAGCAAGTTACGACAAATAATAAGCGCATGGATATTCAATTGAAAGGATCAGGCCGAACACCTTACTCTCGTGGTGGAGACGGTCGAGCGTCACTAGGACCGATGCTTCGAGAATTCATTATAAGTGAAGGAATGCATGCACTAGGTATTCCGACGACTCGAAGTTTAGCCGTGGTCAGCACTGGAGAGTTCATTCGGCGGGAAACAGCACTACCAGGAGCTGTCTTAACTCGCGTAGCCTCCAGTCATCTTCGCGTCGGAACGTTTCAATTTGTGGCTCAGTCTGGAAGTGTTGAAGAGCTAAAAAAACTGGCTGATTATGCCCTGAAACGTCATTTTTCAGGTTTTGAAGAAGCGGAAAATCGTTATTTATTTTTGCTTCAAGAAGTGATCAAGCGACAGGCAAATTTAATCGCAAAATGGCAATTGGTCGGGTTTATTCACGGAGTGATGAATACGGACAATATGACGATTAGCGGAGAGACGATCGATTATGGTCCGTGCGCATTTATGGACAGCTATGACCAAGGAACGGTATTCAGTTCAATCGATAGGGAAGGGCGCTATGCGTATGGAAATCAGCCTTATATTGGGGCGTGGAATATCGCGCGGTTTGCCGAGACGTTAATACCGTTACTACATTCTGAACAAGAGAAGGCTGTGGAGATTGCCCAGCAAGAACTTTCAGGATATACCGATTTGTATAAAAGGCAATGGGTGAATGGAATGAGAACTAAGCTGGGGATTTTCAATGAGGAGTCAGAGGATCAAACGTTAATTGAAGATCTTTTGAAAATAATGCAGCAACAAGAAGCAGACTTCACCAACACATTCCGTGCGTTTACTCAGGATCAACTCGATAATACCGCACTAATAAAAGCGACAGCGTTTGTTAAATGGCAGCAACGTTGGCAAGAACGACTATCAAGACAATCGCAATCAAAACACGCTTCACAACAATTAATGATGAAAAACAATCCTATCGTCGTGCCGCGGAACCATCGGGTAGAAGAAGCTTTAACAGCTGCCGTCGAGGACCGTGACTTCGGCGTCATGGAAAAACTGCTTGATGTGCTTTCCAAACCCTATGAATATTCGCCTGAAAAGGAGAAATATTGCTCTGCGCCTCCTTCATCAAGCATACCTTACCAAACATATTGTGGAACATAA
- a CDS encoding MerR family transcriptional regulator — protein sequence MEYTVKKLGQLAGVSTRTLRYYDEIGLLKPARANSSGYRIYGETEVDRLQHILFYKELGVGLEQIGDILNDPTFDATEALKEHWEQLVVKRKQLDLLIANVEKTIEVKEGRTKKMSSKEKFEGFKKQLIDENEQKYGKEVREKYGDEKVNQTNAKMQNMSEEQYERATKLGEKIHETLAEAMKTGDPASDLAQKAADMHKQWIMFYWSEYSKEAHARLGDMYVADERFKAFYDKNQDGVAEFLRDALQIYTGMKK from the coding sequence ATGGAATATACCGTAAAAAAGCTTGGGCAGTTAGCAGGAGTTAGTACACGAACGCTTCGATATTATGATGAAATTGGTCTTCTAAAGCCGGCTAGAGCCAATTCTTCAGGGTATCGAATTTATGGAGAAACAGAAGTCGATCGATTACAACATATTCTTTTTTACAAAGAACTGGGTGTGGGCTTAGAGCAAATTGGTGATATTCTCAATGATCCCACCTTTGACGCAACTGAGGCACTAAAAGAGCACTGGGAGCAATTGGTAGTCAAGCGCAAGCAGCTGGATTTACTGATTGCCAACGTAGAGAAAACGATTGAAGTAAAAGAAGGGAGAACGAAAAAAATGTCTAGTAAAGAGAAATTTGAAGGCTTCAAAAAGCAGCTGATTGATGAGAACGAACAGAAGTATGGAAAAGAAGTGCGTGAGAAATATGGTGACGAAAAGGTCAATCAAACAAACGCGAAAATGCAAAACATGAGTGAAGAACAATACGAACGAGCGACAAAACTTGGAGAAAAGATTCATGAAACGCTTGCAGAGGCGATGAAAACGGGTGATCCAGCGAGTGATCTTGCCCAAAAAGCAGCTGATATGCATAAGCAATGGATTATGTTTTACTGGTCTGAATATAGTAAAGAAGCTCATGCCAGACTCGGTGATATGTATGTAGCAGATGAACGATTCAAAGCTTTCTACGACAAAAACCAGGATGGTGTAGCTGAGTTTTTGCGTGATGCACTTCAGATTTATACGGGGATGAAGAAGTAA
- a CDS encoding VOC family protein: MGFHDGEATYVDQVKIKVTNLERSLTFYQDIVGFTILDKNDKSASLTVDGKKGVLFLEAPETVVPKQRGTTGLYHFAILLPTRSDLASFLYHINQKGIELGAADHLVSEALYFSDPDGNGIEVYADRTASNWQWTNGSVAMATNSLDVKDLLLQRVQQDWLGLPINSVMGHIHLHVSDLQKAKSFYTKALGFELVTEYGSQALFLSTNGYHHHIGLNTWNGVGALEPLPNSVGLQHFGLMFPTEEARQQAIERLKELSAPVTAIGEVIVTEDPSGNSIILGFQGGGSPGNS; the protein is encoded by the coding sequence ATGGGATTTCATGATGGAGAAGCAACCTATGTAGATCAAGTTAAGATAAAGGTAACAAATTTAGAGAGATCGCTCACTTTCTATCAGGATATCGTAGGATTTACGATACTAGATAAAAATGATAAAAGCGCTAGTCTCACAGTCGACGGGAAGAAGGGAGTTCTTTTTTTAGAAGCACCTGAAACGGTAGTACCTAAACAGAGAGGTACAACAGGTCTTTATCATTTTGCGATTCTTCTGCCAACGAGAAGTGATTTAGCCTCTTTTCTTTACCATATTAACCAAAAAGGGATCGAACTAGGTGCAGCGGATCATCTTGTTAGCGAAGCCCTCTATTTTTCAGATCCAGATGGAAATGGGATTGAAGTATATGCTGACCGTACCGCTTCTAATTGGCAGTGGACGAATGGAAGTGTGGCCATGGCAACCAATTCATTAGATGTTAAGGATTTACTTTTACAACGAGTACAACAAGATTGGCTAGGTCTACCAATAAATTCTGTGATGGGGCATATTCATCTTCATGTATCAGATTTACAGAAAGCGAAATCGTTTTACACTAAAGCACTTGGATTTGAGCTGGTAACTGAGTATGGATCACAAGCGTTATTCCTTTCAACAAATGGCTATCATCATCATATTGGCTTGAATACTTGGAACGGGGTTGGGGCGCTGGAACCGTTACCTAACAGTGTTGGGCTTCAACATTTTGGGCTTATGTTTCCAACGGAGGAAGCAAGACAACAGGCGATTGAAAGATTGAAAGAATTATCTGCTCCCGTCACTGCGATTGGAGAGGTGATTGTAACGGAAGATCCTTCAGGTAACAGCATTATTTTGGGTTTCCAGGGCGGCGGTTCTCCTGGTAACTCATAA